The following DNA comes from Microcella sp..
AAGTCGTGCAGTCCGCACTATGGACGCTGCGGGATCAGACTGCCTCAACAGCGACGCTACGTCGTGGTCGTGCATGATCGACCTTTCTCTGGTTGGTTGCCCCTACCTGAGACATGGCCAGAGAACGAGCTTTCGTTGCAATCTTCCCTCACGGCGGGGCGGGGCCGCCCTCGGGGTGAGTCACGTAGGTCAACCCGCTCGGTGATTGCCATCGAAGCACTCCGCCGCCTTCCTGCGATACCCGCCAGTCGCTGCGATGCTTCAGCTGATGGTGTGCGGGGCACAGGTGAGCGAGGTTGTCGATAGAAGTCGTACCGCCGAACTGCCAGTCGACCGTGTGGTCGATGTCGCTACGGGCGGCTGAGCGCCCGCAGCCCGGAAAGCGGCACGTGCGGTCGCGAATGCGCAGCGCGGTCGCGAGGTCGGCGGGCACCGAGTACCGATCGCGACCGACCGACAGCACGGCCCCTGACTCGGGATGCCGGAGCAAGCGCGTGAACGACGGCGCTCCCGCGGCCATCTCGCGCGCAGTCTCGTCGTCGATCGGGCCGTAGCCCTCGAGCTCGGCCGGAGGAATGAATGCTGAGGAAGAGAGTGCGGGCGCCTCGCCAGACGTCGCCACGCCGACCAGCCGTTCGACCGGAACGGTGACGTGCACGGTCGCGCGAACCCCGGTACCGCATCCGTTCGCATCGACAACGCCGTCGACGAGCAGGTCGGTGAGGATATCGGCTCGTAGCTGCGTGAGAGTGCGCGGCTCGTCGTCGCCCGGTGACGTGCGCTTGATGCCGAGCGCCACACTCGTCACTCGCTCGTAGATCGCGCTGGCACGCTCTGCCGGCAGAAAGGCGCTGAGCCACGCCATGCCGTCATGGGCTGGTTCGAGAAGCACCTGACGATCAGCGCGACTCTTCTCGACGCGCTGCTCGATGCTGTCGGGGTGGCTGCGTTCGCGTTCGGCGCGCGCCCGTGGGCGCAGTCGAGCGGCAGTGAGCCGCTCGGCCGCTGGCAGCACGGCCTGCTCAAAGCCGGGGCGTGCCGCATCAGGCAACGACTGTGCCTCGTCAATGATCACCTGCGCATGGCGGTAGCTGATCGACCCCTCGGCGAGCGCACGATGAGTCGCACCGAGGTGGGCGACGAGCATGTCGCTCTCGTCGATCAGCCGCTCGGCGGTGCGCTCGGGCACACGCAGAGCGCACGCGACCTCGCTCACGAGCACCCGATGGGCGAGCTGCCGCCGCGTCGACGGCGATTCGTCTCGATCGCACTCAGCAGACTCAGCCACAGCGGTCAGCTCTGCCAGGTGTCGAGCGCGGTCGATGACCTCGGCCCGAATGGCCTGCGCCGATGCGATGACTCGGTCGAGCGTCGCGGCCGCCTGCAGCAGATCGGCCAGTGAATCGGCGAACTGCATCGAGGGGCGCGGCGCTTCAGCCAGTGCGACCCCGGGTGCGTTCATGAGGCCATCACACCACCGACCACCGACATTTCTCCGTCGGCTTTGCGCCCCGCGCACGGCCGCGGGGAGTCGTCACTGCGGGGAGTCGGCACCCTTCACGAGGGCGGCCTCGAGCCGCTGCACCTTGCCGTCGAGCTCGCCCGTGTGGCCAGGTCGGTAGTCGGCCTTGAGCACGAGCGAGACGCGCGTGCCGTACTCGGCCACCGCGAGGGTCGCGGCCTTGACGACCTCCATCACCTCGTCCCACTCCCCCTCGATCTCTGTGAACATCGACGAGGTGCGGTTGGGCAGGCCCGACTCGCGCACGACGCGAACGGCCGCAGCGACGGCATCGTGCACCGAATCCGACGACGAACCGCCCGACGGCGCCACCGAGAATGCCACGATCATGCGGATGCTCCCTCTTCGTCGACCGCCGGCTCGAGCCGCGGGGCCGCGACGCGCGGCCGCCAGCACAGTACCGCGATCTGCTGAACGGCCCAGCCCAGCAGCACGAGGTAGAGCAGATTGCGCACCGTGAGCACGACGAGCATGCCCGCGTCGAGCGACAGCAGGTTCGTGTAGAGCACGGGGTACACGATCTGAGTGAACCCCGCGATCATGAGCCCGAGCACCGCCGGGGTCGTAAACGATCGTCCGCCCCAGCGGTGCCACGCGAGTCCGAGCACGACGGGCACAGCGATCCAGGTGGCAAACTGCGGCGACCCCACCTTGTTGACGGCGATCAGCGCCATCACGAGGGCGAGCGACAGCACCGGGAACAGCTCGAGCTCGGTCGCCCCGCGCCGCACGGCGAGGATGCCGAGCGCGACGATCACGAGCACGGCGAGGGCGAGCAGCGGCGTCATGAGGTCGGCGGCGAGCGCCGTGCCCTCGCCGAGCACCTGCCAGGTCAGGATGCCCTGGTCGTAGTACACCCGTGTGCCCGGCTGCCCCGCCGCGGCTGCCCAGAGCCAGGGCGTCGCGATGATCGACTCGACCTGCAGCCCGCGCGCGGTCTGCTGCGTGATCGGGCTCACGAGCGCGAGCAGCGAGCCGAAGGGCAGGGCGAGTGCCACGACGCCGACTGAGACGACGAGCACCGACATCACCACGGCAGAGCGGGCCCGCAGAGCGATGAACGCGGCGACGACGAGCGCGGCGGGCCAGACCTTGATCCACGCGCCGATCGCGAGCAGGGCGGCGCCCCACTTGCGGTGATCGGCGATGAGCATCACGGCGACGAGCGCGACGGGCACCGTCACAGCGTCGATGCGGCCGAGCGCGATGGGGCCGACGAGCAGAAGGAAGAGCATCCACCACCAGGCGACGGGCGCACGCCGCGCGCGCTCCTGCACTCCGATGATCGACACGAGCGCGACGGCATTGAGTGCCATGACGATCGTGAGCCACGTCGTCGCGTAGAGGTCGGGGCCGAAGGCGTACGCGGCGAGCATCGGCACGAGCGCGAGCACCGGGTACACCCAAGCCGTGTCGAGCCCCACCCACTCGCCCTCGTTCAGCCCCCGCTCGACCCAGAACAGGTAGACGTAGGTGACGTCGCCCATCGGCAGGCCGGGGCCATAGAGGTTCAGGTATCCGAGCCACAGGTGCACGGCGGCGAAGGCGAGCCAGAGCGAGACCGCGCTGCCCGCGGCTCGCCTCACGAACGGTCCGCCACGAGCTGGGCGAGGACGGGCGAGATCGCGGCGCACAGGTCGAGCACCGTGAGCGGTCCGCCCGCGGAAGCGCGCTCGGCGGCGAGACCGTGGATGACGGCGGCCGCCGCAGCCAACCTGGTCAGAAGAGAGCGGTCTTCGTCGGCGGCCAGAGCGTCGGCGTGCGCGGCGAGGAGGGCTCCGAGCAGGCCGGCGAGAGCATCCCCCGCCCCGGCCGTCGCGAGCCACGCCGGAGCCGACCGCGCCTCGATGACGTGCCCCGACGGTGAGACGGCTCGCGTGGTGCTGCCCTTGAGCAGCACGACGACGCCGAAGCGGTGGGCAGCGTCGCGGGCTGAGCCGACCGGGTCGGCGTGCACTGCCTCGCGGTCGCGGTCGAGCAACCGCGCGAGTTCGCCCGCGTGCGGCGTGATGACGACGGGCGCCCCTGCGGCGGTCGCACGCACCACGGCGTCGCGCTCGATCGCGCCGGCATCCGTGACCGTCGGATGCCCGCTCGCGAGCGCCGTCAGCGCCCAGCGCTGCGGCTCGGCCTCGAGGTCGCCCACGCTCGCGATTCCCGAGCCGACGACCCACGCCTGCACGCGCCCCTCGGCCGTGACGGCCTCGGGCCGGCGCTGCAGTACGAGCTCGGTCGCCCGCGGCGGCCCGAGGTAGCGTGCCATGCCGACGCCCGTGCGCAGCGCCGCCTCGACACCCAGAACGGCCGCGCCCGGGTACTGCGTCGATCCCGTGACGAAGCCCACGACGCCGCGCGAGTACTTGTCGTCGTCGACCCTCGGCACCTTGATGAGCGCGCCCGCCTCGGCGGGGGTCATCGGGGGCGCATCGGTCACGCGAGAACCCTATCGACCGGCGTGCGGGAATCACTCGGGCGCGCGTGAGGTTGACTGCTCTTGTGACCTCTTCGCTCTTCAGCCCCCTCACCCTCCGCTCGCTCACCGTTCGCAACCGGCTGTGGGTGTCGCCGCTCTGCCAGTACTCGGTGACCGCCGCCGACGGCGTGCCCACCGACTGGCACCTCGTGCACCTGGGCTCGTTCGCCCGGGGCGGGGCCGGCATGGTCATGGCCGAGGCGACGGCCGTCGTGCCCGAGGGTCGCATCAGCCCGCACGACACCGGCATCTGGAACGACGCGCAGGCCACCGCGTGGTCGCGCGTGGTCGACTTCATCCACTCGCAGGGAGCCGCGGCGGGCATCCAGCTCGCCCATGCCGGCCGCAAGGCCTCGGTCTACCCCGAGTGGGGTGCGATGGCGAACGGCGCGTCCGGCAGCGGCACGGTGCCGGCCGAGCTCGGCGGCTGGCAGGCCGTATCCGCCTCGCCGATCGCCTTCGAGGGCTACGCCGAGCCCGTCGCGCTCGATGAGGCGGGCATTCGGGATGTGGTGGTCGCGTTCGCCGAATCGGCTCGCCGCAGTGTCGCCGCGGGCTTCGATCTCGTCGAGATCCATGCAGCGCATGGCTACTTGCTGCACCAGTTCCTCTCGCCGCTGTCGAACACGCGCGACGACCAGTGGGGCGGCAGCCTCGAGAACCGCGCGCGCATCGTGCTCGACATCGTGCGCGCCGTGCGCGCGGTCGTCGACGTGCCGATTCTCGTGCGCTTTTCGGCGAGCGACTGGGTCGACGACGACTGGCTCGAGTCGCACGGCCTCGCCGATTCAGGCGTGCTGGGCTGGAACGAGCACGACACCGCGACGGTCGCCGCGTGGGCCCTCGAGGCTGGCGCCGACCTGTTCGACATCTCGTCGGGCGGTCTCGTGCGCGCGCGCATCACGGTCGGCCCCGGCTACCAGGTGCCGTTCGCCGAGACCGTGCGTCGCGAAGGCAACGTGCCCGTCAATGCTGTTGGGCTCATCACCGAGGCCGCGCAGGCCGAGAAGATCGTCGCGACCGGCCAGGCCGACGCCGTCATGATGGGCCGCGAGTTCATGCGCGACCCGCACGCTCCCCTGCGCTTCGCGCGAGAGCTCGGCGTCGAGGTCGACGGCGTGCCGGTCGGCACCCCGCCGCAGTACACCCGCGCCTATCGCTAGGCTCGCTCGGCGGCCGTCAGGCCACCGAGCGCGGCGATTCAGAAGCGCTGGGGACGGGTCGGGTTGCCACGAGCACTGCGACCACAGCGCCGAGACCGCACAGCATCGAGAAGAGGTTGATGACGAGCGGGTTCATTTCGAGTTCGGCCGTCTGGAGCAACAGGGTAACCAAGGGCCACGCGAGAAGGGCCGCACTTGCGCCGATCGCTGCGATACGCAACAAGAAGCTCTCCAGGCTTCGAGTCGTGGCCCAGATGAGAGCGGCGAGAACTCCGGCCAGTAAGCCGAACGCCAGTCCCACGACTAGGCCAACGATCCCAGCGACGGGAGTCGCAACCGAAGGCGCGACAACGGTCAAGCCCGACAGCGACCCCACGACAGCTCCGCCAAGCGTCGCGGTTACGATTACCCGCCTGTACAGGGTCATGCACTGTCTCCTGTGTCCCGCCGGGCCTTGATCCTCGGCGGCGTCCAATCTATCCGGATGCCCGGCTCCGGGGTTCCACGACTGACCCATGGCTTGCGGAGCTGGGAACGGAGGTGCAGAAGGCTCGCAGTCAACGATCGAGCCTGACTGGTACACTATGTGGTACCACTCAGGAGGACACCATGACCGCGATTAGCGCCACCGAAGCGCGAAAGACGCTCTTCGGTCTCATCCAGCAGGTCAACGACGACCACACGGCCGTCGAGGTCGTCTCCAAGCACGGCAATGCGGTCATTCTCTCGAAGGCCGACTACGACGCAATGACCGAGACCGCCTACCTGCTGCGCAACCCGGCGAGCGCCGAACGCCTACTCGCCTCGATCGAGCGCGCCCGCCGTGGAGAGTTCGAGCAGCACGACCTCACCGACGACTAGAACGGGTCGACCATGAGTCGAACCGTCTCCTTCGATCCGAACGGGTGGGAGGACTACGTCTACTGGCAGACGCAAGACCGCAAGACGCTCAAGCGCATCAACCAGCTCATCACCGACGCGCTCCGCGACCCGTTCGCAGGAATCGGCAAGCCCGAGCCGCTCAGGCACATCCTGTCGGGCGCGTGGTCACGACGCATCGACGACGTCAACCGGCTCGTGTACTACGTGACCGACGACCACATCGTGGTTCTGCAGGCCCGCCAGCACTACGGGCAGTCGTAGTAGTAGACCCAGGCCTTCTCGGCGTTGATGATCTCGACCTTGAAGCCCAGCACGTTGGCGACAGCTGGTGGCGCCGGCGGCGATGACGGCGAACCGCCACTGCGGTACCAGTACCCGTCGCCAACCTTCACGCAACCCTCGTACCAGGGCATAGCGCCCCACGCGCTCACGACAGCCTGTGACGCCTCTTCGTGCGAGTACCAACCTGTCTTGTCTGGCTCAGGCTTCACGGGAGGCTTCGCCTCGGAGTCGGGCTGAGGCTTCGCGGGCGGTTTGGCCTCGGATTCGGGCTTGTTCTCGGCCTCTAGAGCGAGGATGGCGGCTTGGTGGGACGCTTCAGCACAGGTCAGCGCGGCGACGAGGGCTGCCAGCGCGTCGGCGGTGCCCTTTCTGCTCTCTCCGGCAGCAGTGAGCGCGGCCAGCGCGGCGGCGACTTTGTCGCGAATCTGCTCGCCCGCGAGGCTTGCCGCGGCCAACCGAGCCGCGCCTGCTGATTCGGCAAGGGTGCTGACGTTCTCGAGAGCGGCTTGCGCATCGACGATCGCCGGGGCAATCGCGTCGCTCTGGTCTTTGAGCTCTGTCGTGGATTCGGATGTGGTCGTCGCGGCAATGGTGAGGGAGAGGTACTCCACCACACGGGATGCCTCGTCGATCGCTGCTTGATCGACCAGGCCCGTTGCGACAATGAGTGAAGACCGCATGTCGCTGACGGGCGCGTTACCTGAGGTGACGAGCTCCTTGTATTCCTTGAGGGCCGCCTCGTACTCCAGCGCCGCGGCGACCTGCCCTGCCTCCGTCTCTTCGGCCGCGATCTGCATCGACACGACGGTAGCGCTCGCTGCTCCGCCCCCCAACACCAGTGCGGCGGCGACCGCGATACCGATCGTCAGCTTTGTGCGATTACTCCACCAACGAGTTGTTCGCGACTCGTCTTCCCCGATAGACATTTCATCCCCCGCTCGACCGAACCCCCGGCGACGTCATAGACGTGTGCGGAACATTACCGTCGGGCGGCGGAGGCCGACATCTCCCCGTTCGGGGGAGTGCGCAAAGGGACGGTGACTTACCAGCAGGTCGTGCCCGCTATCGCCACCCGCGCTGCGTCGCGTCGTGCACCTCGCCGACGAGCTCTTCGATGATGTCTTCCAAGAAGAGCACGCCGGTGGTGTTGCCCTCAGCGTCGACCGCCCGCGCGAGGTGCGCACCTGAGCGACGCATGACCGCGAGCGCATCTTCGAGGTCAGCCGAGGCGAGAATCGACACGAGGCGACGGATGCGCTTCGGCGGCACGGGATCGTCGAGCTCGTCGTCGGGCAGGTCGATGACGTCTTTGAGGTGCAGGTAGCCCGAGGGCTCGCCGTGCTCGTCGACGAGCACGTAACGGCTGAACCCGCGCTGGGCGACTGCGCGCTCGAGGTCGAGGGCGCTCGCGTCGTCGGGCAGCGCGGTGAGGGCATCCATCGGCAGGGCGATATCGCTCACGATTTTGTTCGTGAACTCAAACGCGGCGGTCAGGGCACCGGTGGCGTCGAGCAACACGCCCTCGCGCTTCGACTGCCGCACGATCGTCTCGACCTCTTCGAGCGTAAAGGCGCTCGCGGCCTCGTCTTTCGGCTCGACGCGGAACGCACGCAGCACGCCGTTCGCGATCGCATTCAGACTGCGGATGACGGGCGAGAAGATGCGCGAGACGATCACGAGCGGCGGCGCGAGCAAGAGCACGGCGCGCGTCGGCAGCGTGAACGACAGGTTCTTCGGCACCATCTCGCCGAACACCACGTGCAGGTAGGTCACGAGGATGAGGGCGATGGTGAACGACAGACCGGCGATCCACTCGGGGGTCAGGCCCGTGAGGCCGAACGGAATCTCGAGCAGGTGCTTGATCGCGGGTTCGGAGACGTTCAGGATCAGCAGCGAGCAGATCGTGATGCCGAGCTGGCAGGTCGCGAGCATGAGGGTCGCGTGCTCCATGGCCCACAGTGCGGTCTTGGCCGCACGAGACCCCGCGTCTGCGCGAGGCTCGATCTGCGAACGCTTCGCAGCGATGACGGCGAACTCGGCGCCGACGAAGAAGGCGTTCGCCGCGAGCAGCACGAACAGCCAGGCAATGCCCCACCAGTCTGCTTCGGTCATCGACGCTCACCCGCCTCGGCCGTGACGATCGCGATCTCTTCGGTCGTGAGCGGCGTGAACCGCACACGGTCAATGCGGCGGCCGTCGAGGCGCTCGATGCGGAAGGTGCCGGTCGCGATCTCGATGGTGTCTCCCACTTCGGGCAGGCGGCCGAGTTCGGCCATCAAGAACCCGCCCACGGTCTCCCATGGGCCGTCTTCGGGCACCGTGACGCCCGCGCGGTCTTTCAGCTCATCAGGGCGGAGAATGCCGGGGAAGGTCAGCCAGTTGCGCGAGCGCACGACGTCGACCCGTGCGCGGTCATGCTCGTCGCTCACCTCGCCGACAAGCTCTTCGACGAGGTCTTCGAGAGTCGTGACGCCCGCTGTGCCGCCGTACTCGTCGACGACGATCGCCATCTGGTATCCGCGACCCCGTAGCTCGCCGAGCAGCGTGTCGAGCTTCATCGTCTCGGGCACGCGCAGCGGTTCGGTCTGCAGGGCGGAGGCGGGAACATCGGCGCGCCGGTCACGCGGCACGGCGACGGCTTGCTTGACGTGCACGATGCCGACGATGTCGTCGATCGAATCGTCGATCACCGGAAAACGCGAGTGACCGGTCGTGCGAGCCAAGTCGATGACCGCTTGAGCACTGTCGCCGCGCTCGACCGCCGCGACCCGCGGGCGCGGGGTCATGACGTCTTGCGCCGTGTGCTGCGAAAACGCGAGCGTGCGCGAGAGCAGAGTGGCCGTGCCGTGGTCGAGGCTGCCCTGGCTCGCCGAGCGACGCACGAGCGAGGCGAGCTCTTCGGCCGTGCGGGCACCGCTGAGCTCTTCTTTCGGCTCAACGCCCATGCCCCGCAGAATGGCGTTCGCCGAACCGTTCAAGAACAGGATGGCGGGGCGGAACACTGTCGTAAACGCCCACTGAAAGGGCACGACGACTTTGGCGGTCTGCCGCGGCAGGCTCAGTGCGAAGTTCTTGGGCACGAGCTCGCCGACGATCATCGACAGCAGGGTGGCGATGACGATGGCCGTGATCGACCCCACGACGGGCACGGCGCCCTCGGGCAGGCCGATCGCCCGCAGAGGATCAGCGAGCATGGCCGAGATCGCCGGCTCCATCAAGAACCCTGTCAGCAGTGTCGTGAGCGTGATGCCCAGCTGCGCGCTCGACAGGTGAGTCGAGGTGATCTTGAGGGCCGCGATCGTCGGGCCGAGCCGCTTCTCACCGCGAGATTGCCGCGCTTCGAGCTCTGAGCGGTCGAGGTTGATGAGCGAGAACTCGCTCGCGACGAAGAAGCCGGTGCCGATGGTCAGCAGCAGGCCAGCGAGCACGCCGATCCACTCAGCGCTCACGGCGACCGCCGATCATCGGCGAAGGTCTATGGCCGGGTTCTTCCGACGACGACTGTTCGTCAGGGGCGGGCGTATCGCCCGGACTAGGAGGCTCCATAACGCTCAGGAGTATACGGCCCGCTCAGGCCTTCGCGCCTGTGAGAGCGTCACCGATCACCATGAGACCGGCAGCGCCTTGCCCTCGTCGTAGCCGGCCGCCGACTGCGTGCCGACGACCGCGCGCTCGTGGAATTCGGGCACCGTGGATGCTCCCGCATAGGTCATCGACGACCGCAGCCCCGACGTGATCATGTCGAGCAGGTCGTCGAGCGAGGGCCGTTCGGGGTCGAGATAGATGCGCGAGCTCGAGATGCCTTCGGCGAACAGCGTCTTGCGCGCGCGCTCGAATGCATCGAGCCGGCGGAACCGTTGCTCGACCGCTTTCGTGGAGGCCATTCCCCAACTGCTCTTGAACCAGCGCCCATGCTCGTCGGTCTCGATCGCGCCGGGAGCCTCGAGCGTGCCCGCGAACCACGAGCCGATCATGACGGCCGAGGCGCCCGCGGCGAGCGCGAGAGCGACGTCGCGCGGGTACCGCACTCCCCCGTCTGCCCAGACGTGGGCGCCGAGTGAGCGCGCAGCCTCCGCGGTCTCCAACACGGCCGAGAACTGCGGGCGGCCGACGGCCGTCATCATGCGCGTGGTGCACATCGCACCGGGCCCCACTCCGACCTTCAGCACGTGCGCACCCGCGGCGACGAGGTCGCGCACGGCCTCGGGCGTCACGACATTGCCCGCGACGATCGGCACGCCGAGGTTCGCCTGCGCGACAGCGCGCACCGCGTCAGCAGCCTGTTGCTGGTGACCGTGCGCGGTGTCGATGACGATGACGTCGACGCCAGCCTGCACGAGGGCTGCGGCCCGAGCAGCCGCATCACCGTTGATGCCGACCGCGGCGGCGACGCGCAAGCGACCGTGAGCATCCACCGCCGGGGCGTACAGCGTGGCCCGCACAGCACTGCGGGCGCTGAGCGAGCCGATGATGCGCCCGTGGTGGCGCACGGCCATTGCCTCGACGCCGGCCGCATCGATGAGATCGAAGGCCGCACGCGGCTCGGTCACATCGTCGTCGTCGATCGACGGCACGTCGTCGGCCACCAGGTCACCCACGATCGAATCGGGCAGCGCGTGGCGCAGGGCGGCGGCGGGAATGCACCGCTCAGGCGCTCCATCGGCGTCGGCAATCGTCAGGAGCGCCCCCGGCACATCAGGAACGAGCGACCGCGCCTCGGCCACGGTCGTCGATCGGCTCACGACCACGAGCACGTCGAGCAGCGTCGACGCCTGCTTCACCGAGCGAATGCTCGCATCGAGCTCAGAGAGGCCCGCGTCTTGTGGCAGCACGCCGAGACCGCCGCGGCGCGCCATCGCGGCCGCGAGACGAGGCCCGGTGACAGAGGTCATGTTGGCCGCGACGAGCGGGATACGCAGCCCGGTCGGGTCGTCGGCGGCGAGGTCGACACCGAGCCGACTGCCGACCTCAGAGTGCTGCGGCACGAGGAACACGTCGGAGTAGGTCAGATCATGGCTGGGACGCTCTGATAAGAACTGCACAGATTTAACGCTACTGCGCCTCGCAGACGGCCAACACCGTGCCTGAGAGCCGTTAAGCTTGTCACCGCATGCGCCATGGGCGGGGCATGCGGAGCGAACCCCTCGATGTCAAGCGAAAGTGGGCGGTCGGCTGTGTCAAGCCAAGTGACCGGAGTCGGACCCGACGGCGGTGCCGCGGGCGAATTCGGTGCCAACGAATGGCTCGTCGAAGAGCTGTACGAGCAGTACAAAGTCGATCGCAACTCGGTCGACCCCTCCTGGTGGCCGATTCTCGACAGCTACCACAAGAGCTCCACCTCGGGCGATACGGCCGCCGCTCCGGCTGAGACGCCGAGCGCCGCCGCCGCCGAAGCGGCCGCGAGCACACCGCTTGAAGTGCCCCCGACTCCGGCCGCCGCGCCCGAGGTGCCGGCCACCACGGGGTCTGTGCCGATTGCCTCCGTGCCCGTCACCGGCAGCCAGCCCGTGGCCAAGACCACCTCCATCGCCCCGCAGCCCGCACCGATTCCGGCACAGGCCCCCGACACCTCGAGCGTCGCGGTCGTCGACGCCGACGAAGACGGCGAGCCCGACGACGTCGTAACGCCCCTGCGCGGCATGGCGAAAACGCTGGCATCGAATATGGATGCGAGCCTCACGGTGCCGACCGCGACGAGTGTGCGCACCCTCCCGGCGAAGCTGATGATCGACAACCGCATCGTCATCAACAA
Coding sequences within:
- a CDS encoding hemolysin family protein — translated: MTEADWWGIAWLFVLLAANAFFVGAEFAVIAAKRSQIEPRADAGSRAAKTALWAMEHATLMLATCQLGITICSLLILNVSEPAIKHLLEIPFGLTGLTPEWIAGLSFTIALILVTYLHVVFGEMVPKNLSFTLPTRAVLLLAPPLVIVSRIFSPVIRSLNAIANGVLRAFRVEPKDEAASAFTLEEVETIVRQSKREGVLLDATGALTAAFEFTNKIVSDIALPMDALTALPDDASALDLERAVAQRGFSRYVLVDEHGEPSGYLHLKDVIDLPDDELDDPVPPKRIRRLVSILASADLEDALAVMRRSGAHLARAVDAEGNTTGVLFLEDIIEELVGEVHDATQRGWR
- a CDS encoding NADH:flavin oxidoreductase/NADH oxidase, which translates into the protein MTSSLFSPLTLRSLTVRNRLWVSPLCQYSVTAADGVPTDWHLVHLGSFARGGAGMVMAEATAVVPEGRISPHDTGIWNDAQATAWSRVVDFIHSQGAAAGIQLAHAGRKASVYPEWGAMANGASGSGTVPAELGGWQAVSASPIAFEGYAEPVALDEAGIRDVVVAFAESARRSVAAGFDLVEIHAAHGYLLHQFLSPLSNTRDDQWGGSLENRARIVLDIVRAVRAVVDVPILVRFSASDWVDDDWLESHGLADSGVLGWNEHDTATVAAWALEAGADLFDISSGGLVRARITVGPGYQVPFAETVRREGNVPVNAVGLITEAAQAEKIVATGQADAVMMGREFMRDPHAPLRFARELGVEVDGVPVGTPPQYTRAYR
- a CDS encoding Txe/YoeB family addiction module toxin produces the protein MSRTVSFDPNGWEDYVYWQTQDRKTLKRINQLITDALRDPFAGIGKPEPLRHILSGAWSRRIDDVNRLVYYVTDDHIVVLQARQHYGQS
- a CDS encoding ADP-dependent NAD(P)H-hydrate dehydratase yields the protein MTDAPPMTPAEAGALIKVPRVDDDKYSRGVVGFVTGSTQYPGAAVLGVEAALRTGVGMARYLGPPRATELVLQRRPEAVTAEGRVQAWVVGSGIASVGDLEAEPQRWALTALASGHPTVTDAGAIERDAVVRATAAGAPVVITPHAGELARLLDRDREAVHADPVGSARDAAHRFGVVVLLKGSTTRAVSPSGHVIEARSAPAWLATAGAGDALAGLLGALLAAHADALAADEDRSLLTRLAAAAAVIHGLAAERASAGGPLTVLDLCAAISPVLAQLVADRS
- a CDS encoding hemolysin family protein, which encodes MSAEWIGVLAGLLLTIGTGFFVASEFSLINLDRSELEARQSRGEKRLGPTIAALKITSTHLSSAQLGITLTTLLTGFLMEPAISAMLADPLRAIGLPEGAVPVVGSITAIVIATLLSMIVGELVPKNFALSLPRQTAKVVVPFQWAFTTVFRPAILFLNGSANAILRGMGVEPKEELSGARTAEELASLVRRSASQGSLDHGTATLLSRTLAFSQHTAQDVMTPRPRVAAVERGDSAQAVIDLARTTGHSRFPVIDDSIDDIVGIVHVKQAVAVPRDRRADVPASALQTEPLRVPETMKLDTLLGELRGRGYQMAIVVDEYGGTAGVTTLEDLVEELVGEVSDEHDRARVDVVRSRNWLTFPGILRPDELKDRAGVTVPEDGPWETVGGFLMAELGRLPEVGDTIEIATGTFRIERLDGRRIDRVRFTPLTTEEIAIVTAEAGERR
- a CDS encoding thiamine-binding protein; translation: MIVAFSVAPSGGSSSDSVHDAVAAAVRVVRESGLPNRTSSMFTEIEGEWDEVMEVVKAATLAVAEYGTRVSLVLKADYRPGHTGELDGKVQRLEAALVKGADSPQ
- a CDS encoding HNH endonuclease signature motif containing protein, with protein sequence MNAPGVALAEAPRPSMQFADSLADLLQAAATLDRVIASAQAIRAEVIDRARHLAELTAVAESAECDRDESPSTRRQLAHRVLVSEVACALRVPERTAERLIDESDMLVAHLGATHRALAEGSISYRHAQVIIDEAQSLPDAARPGFEQAVLPAAERLTAARLRPRARAERERSHPDSIEQRVEKSRADRQVLLEPAHDGMAWLSAFLPAERASAIYERVTSVALGIKRTSPGDDEPRTLTQLRADILTDLLVDGVVDANGCGTGVRATVHVTVPVERLVGVATSGEAPALSSSAFIPPAELEGYGPIDDETAREMAAGAPSFTRLLRHPESGAVLSVGRDRYSVPADLATALRIRDRTCRFPGCGRSAARSDIDHTVDWQFGGTTSIDNLAHLCPAHHQLKHRSDWRVSQEGGGVLRWQSPSGLTYVTHPEGGPAPP
- a CDS encoding GuaB1 family IMP dehydrogenase-related protein, encoding MQFLSERPSHDLTYSDVFLVPQHSEVGSRLGVDLAADDPTGLRIPLVAANMTSVTGPRLAAAMARRGGLGVLPQDAGLSELDASIRSVKQASTLLDVLVVVSRSTTVAEARSLVPDVPGALLTIADADGAPERCIPAAALRHALPDSIVGDLVADDVPSIDDDDVTEPRAAFDLIDAAGVEAMAVRHHGRIIGSLSARSAVRATLYAPAVDAHGRLRVAAAVGINGDAAARAAALVQAGVDVIVIDTAHGHQQQAADAVRAVAQANLGVPIVAGNVVTPEAVRDLVAAGAHVLKVGVGPGAMCTTRMMTAVGRPQFSAVLETAEAARSLGAHVWADGGVRYPRDVALALAAGASAVMIGSWFAGTLEAPGAIETDEHGRWFKSSWGMASTKAVEQRFRRLDAFERARKTLFAEGISSSRIYLDPERPSLDDLLDMITSGLRSSMTYAGASTVPEFHERAVVGTQSAAGYDEGKALPVSW
- a CDS encoding type II toxin-antitoxin system Phd/YefM family antitoxin, with translation MTAISATEARKTLFGLIQQVNDDHTAVEVVSKHGNAVILSKADYDAMTETAYLLRNPASAERLLASIERARRGEFEQHDLTDD